The Mycteria americana isolate JAX WOST 10 ecotype Jacksonville Zoo and Gardens chromosome 2, USCA_MyAme_1.0, whole genome shotgun sequence genome contains the following window.
ATGAAGCCTGTGCCGGTTACAGCCACTGTACCCTCCCTGTGCTGTGGGCCCAGCAGTTCTGCTTGTTTTTAGGCTGTGCAGCACAGGGATGTTACAGGGACAAAGTAAACTGGGCTGTTGGTAGCCAAGGAGCTAGAGCCTTCTGTAAAATGAAGAGCTGCAAACACCAGGCATTTCAAAATCGGGAGTTAAATTCTTACGCTAGTTCCTTACTCTTCCCCTGCatttatatggaagaaaaaatgaaatgctactAACCTGGACTGTATGTACTTGCCACTCACTTCTGGGCTGTTTGGCTTTCAAAATTATCTCCACATCACAAGGGCttcctttttctaaaatgaaGGCTGAAGTTTGCAAATAAATCACATGACTTCCTGACAAAAATAATTACTGTGAGCTGGGTTACAAGCCATTAGATCATGGTTACAATTTGACTTTCCAGTATAAGGTGCTAGAGAAATCTTCACTCAAACGAATGGTAGCACCAATTATAGTATAGAcgattattttctatttcctcagCTGCTTCTAGAGAGTTAGTTAGACTTGTACTTCTTCAGAGATCAGTGTTCTTAAATAaccttcttaaaataaatgcagattgGGTTGTTGAGGTTTGGCTTGGGGGATATATACACCCTGGGAGATAAAGAATGGTCAAGATGGACCATTCAGCCTTTAACCTTCCTTGTGAGACACTGAGAAGCAAGAAGACATTAGTGTTAGTAGTGGTTTTGTGATGTGGACCTGCTCTGGAAACTTTGGTTCATTTTAAAGAGGAACGAAGCAGTTGTCAGATGTTTCCATCTTTCAGTCTTTAGCAACCAAACCTAGGAGTCAAACTCTCTTGTGTCATTTTGCTCAAATTCATgtcctttcacatttttaaggACTGCTAGAGCAAGTTATACCTACATCATTGGCCTAGGGATCGGGTCTATCTCATGGATGGACATCTTCCAGCTCCAccattatttgtttttttctgttttcctgctggagCGAGAAGATAGAGGGGTTCAGGGAAGCAGACCTGTTGGGTCTAATGTGGTTGCCACCTTGTGGCCCCAGGCCTGTGGGCACAGGCGGCTCACTGGCACCATGGCACGGTGCCTGTTAATGCCGGTTCTTTGCGTTTCTGGCCATCTGTGGCTGGAGCAGTGGGTCATGGAACGGgtctggggctgcagccctgcatggCAGCTGTGGGTGGACTTCAGAGAGTCAACCTGCACTCCCAGGAGCTTTGCTAGGAGACGCGTTGCCCAACTTCAGCTTTGGACTTGGGCTGGCCAGGAGCAAGCCCTCCCCTATTCTGTGCCACTTCAGAGAAATCCCATGTCGTGTCACTTACCACCTGGCTGGCACCGCGCTCTCTCTCATTTGAAGCACAGCCAAGCAGAGAGACTGGGGTGAAGGCTGTGCAGAGCCCTCAGAAAGAATGACGtgtacttaaattatttttcttcttcattttacctAAGAACTCAAGAAATCAATACTTAGAAGTTGCCTGATTGAGAACTCTGTAGCATTGTGGACTAGATTTCTTGATGCATATGGAAGGGGTTTGTATCCTTTCATACAATGAGATGCATTCAACTCTGTTGCTTATCACCACGGACAAATATATTGCACTTTCTTGCTGAAACAAGCTGACGGCACTTCCCTGCTTTTATGTAATTAATAAGttcttgctgtttgctgtggtGTGATTTTCAAAGATGTGTGAAAAGGCAAAACACGCTGATAGAATGACAAGCAGTAACAGTTCATCCTTTCTTAGAGAGTCTTGTCCAAAAGTTGACAGGATTAGCCCCTAACCCCTGGCCAGGAGAAGGGGGTCAGTTCCCAGAGAATcctcctgcagcacctgcagtCAGAGCACGCCTTTGCACGAGACTGTCAGTATTGGGAAGGGAGGTTTTTCCTCGCAcactgccctctgctctgcctgtcgCCGCTTTCGAGAATGGCTCAAAGGGAAggtgccttttttccttctccttttgaggagagagcagagggaggagagcagaaaaCGATGGTGTTTTGATCCGCCTGTTTCTTATTCTAGTTGCATAAACACACCAGAGGATTTCTCTAAATTAAATTAAGCAAACCTTTCATGTTTTCTCCCTGCTTCAAGAAAGCTAATGTGGCTGCTTGCAGATTTGCAGCTACAGAGAAGACAAAGATCTGTAGTGTGCACGGACTCAAGGGCTGAGCAGTGTCATTCTGAAAGAACCTGCACGAGCTTTAATAGAGTATAAAAGCTTTCTGGGCACCAagcaaaaatctgtttaaatccCTGACAGGGATGAGAGCACAGCATGTATTATCAGCATATGCCCAGAGATGGGAAGGCTctcaaaacatttgcatttaCTGTAATTAAAAGGTTTAAAGCTTTCCAAAAAGGTTGAAATGGTAGAAGGAGTAAATATAAGACTCcactttttcctgtttccataCAAATACTTAGGGCTCTGCCCTTTTCTCTACACATCTGCCTGACTTGCACTGATCCTAATGGCAATTTTTCTTGAATATAAGGGATGTAAAAACCCACAGCCTTCTCTTTCATATTTATAATCATCATTTGGTACTCGGATTGTGACAGTCCCAAGCGTTCCCTGCCCCACACGGTGAAGGACTGACCCCCACTGTGCATGGCACTGAACACACAGCAAAAAGATTGTCCCCGGGCTGCAATTCCTCATGAAAGCACATCCTTTACGTCACGAGCACATGTGTAGAGCTGCGTATCTTGACAGATTAGTGCCTGCACAGACCCTAGATAAAATGCGGCAGGCGTCTGTGAGGCAGAACGATGCAAGCTGAACTGGAGCAGAAAGTGATGCTTGTGGATCAGTGGTGAACAGGTCGGATGATGATGTAGTACGTATGGGTTCTTTGGGGGGGAAATGACTATTTCAGGAAGGATTGACTGTAGGCGAGCTTTGTCGGACTAAGATTTCCCCTATTATGATCGCTAATTTGCCAGACTAAAATCTCTCTGCAAAGAGTCTGTGTAACTCAAGGACTATTATATTAGTGATCTGTATCAAGTGGCATAGCTGGAGCTACCAGTTAGAGGAATATAGGGCAGGTGGATGAATGCTTTCTCCAATGtcaaacagatgcagaaaaaaattattcaggagcaggaaaagaaatgctataAGGCTGAAAATGTCAACTCAGTAGCGGTCTAATGCTATAAGGCTGAAAATGTCAACTCAGTAGCGGTCTGTAAGAAGACCATGGCTATTGAATAGAGGATTCCTGCCTAATATAAGAGGAAAATGACTATGTCTCCTCTTTTCCGATTATGTAGAAGGTAAATAGGAGCAAGTCGAAGGAAGATCTTTCCTTTCTTGGCTGTTACTAGATGTGACTGCCACTTCAGTGATGACAGCCCTCCCTCCAGTTTCAGCTACTCAAATAGCAGCAGACAAAGACTGGGAATAGGCAGTGTGGATAAGCTGGTTATCGAATGTTTGGACTATGACCCCCTTCTTCTTCCAGTCAGGCTGTTAAATATTCATGTAAGTGGGCTCAGACAGATCCCTGCCATCTGTCTGTATTTATAGGACTTCATCCAAACAGCTCCAAAACGTGTAAAATTTTATCCTCACAACagctctttaaagaaaaagggatttCTCACCTAGCTGAAGGGAAAAGGAATCAAAACACAAAGTGATTTAGCGAGTAACCAGATTAATTCATCTGGACTCCAGCAGACAGGATCCAAATTCAGCTCTTTTAAGTGCCAGGCCCAGCTATAGCCCCAGGCTTTCAAGGCAAAGATCATGTTTAGTGCTATAAGATGTTGTATAGCTCACCTAATATTGCTcattaagcattaaaaaatctTTGTATGCAACTATAAAGGAAACAAGAGACTCTGTCACTGTATGTGTGTATGGGTACAGAACAGAAGTATTTGATGAGGAGAAATcaataataaaacaattattcAAGCATCTCAGCCTGCACTGCATTTAGTTGCACACCTTGATGACCAGATAAAACAGGACCATCATGCAAGCTTCAGTAAACAGTGTGCCCATACGGGCAATTCTGTGAGGGAACAGATTGTCACAGCTATGTTTGACCTGTTTTAGAGCAATCGTGGCTCTCCCTTGGCACTGTGGATGTGCTGTTgacatttcagcagagctgcttcaaAAAAATGAGTGCCATTGTTAGAATAGTGTGGCGTTTTGTGAGTGAGAAGCAATTCCTACATTTTAAATCGAGCAACAAACCCAGTACTTCTCCCTGTCTCCAGTCAGAGCCTCTTAAACAGTCTGAACGGGAAGGATGAAGGAACAAGACCACTGAGAAGCCCAGCCCAGACTTTTCATTGTACCGACATCAAGTTACTATGGATGTGATGTGGTGTTACTCATATGCTGCAGGGATTTGAATCTGAAGCTCAGATTCAGCTCTCGGAAGCCCACACACAGACAGGTTATCACAGAAGAGGCGTCTGTGAGATAGCTGAGTTGGGGTGGTTGGTTTTGTACCTGCTCCCAGAAGACGGCGAATCTGGGGCAGCAGTCCACCTTACCTTAGCTTATCTTCCTCACCTTCTTGCTGTTTTTAGGCATGagtgcattttgaaaataaaagggaagcatTTTCACTGTGGTGCTTGAGAAACTGTTACATGCATTTTGGAAACATGCCAGAGGGGATCTTTCTGCCTTTAACACCatattgaaatgttttcttctttcaaggaTCTTTCTCCTTGGCTTAGTCTTTAAGAATAGCCTCAAGGCTTTGAGCTTACTCAATCAATGTATTTttgttgatgatttttttttttaaactgtttttcaggCATTGGAAAAAATGTCATCTGTGACCGAACGGCAACTCCCCTGGATGCCTTTAGGATGATGACCGCGGCTCATTATTACCCAAAGCTCATGAGCATCATGGGGAACGTTTTGCGCTTTCTTCCCGCTTTCGTGAAGATGAAGCAGCTGATCCAGGAGGGTTACGTAGGGGAGCTGCTGGTGTGCGAGGTGCAGGTTCACAGCGGAAGCCTGCTAGGCAAGAAGTACAACTGGAGCTGTGATGACCTGATGGGAGGTGGGGGCTTGCACTCAGTTGGCACCTACATCATCGACCTCCTGACCTTCCTCACTAGCCAGAAGGCCGTGAAAGTGCACGGGTTGCTCAAGACCTTCGTGAAGCAGACGGACCACATCAAGGGGATACGGCAGATCACCAGCGACGACTTCTGTACGTTTCAGATGGTCCTGGAAGGCGGCGTGTGCTGCACGGTGACACTCAACTTCAACGTCCCGGGGGAGTTCAAACAAGACATTATTGTGGTGGGTTCAGCAGGACGGCTGATTGTAATAGGCACTGATCTCTACGGACAGAGCAACAGCTCTCCTCAGCGGGAGCTCCTGCTAAAAGACTCCACGCCGGTCAGCAACTCCTTACTTCCAGAGAAGGCCTTCAGTGACATCCCATCCCCCTACCTCCGGGGCACCATTAAGATGGTTCAAGCTGTCCGGCAGGCGTTTGAGGACCAGGACGACAGGAGGACCTGGGACGGGAGGCCCCTCACGATGGCTGCCACTTTTGACGACTGTCTGTATGCCCTGTGTGTGGTGGACACCATTAAAAAGTCAAACCAGCTGGGGGAGTGGCAGAACATTTCAATCATGACTGAGGAGCCAGAACTGAGCCCGGCATACTTAATCAGCGAAGCCATGCGGAAGAGCAGGATGTCTCTGTACTGCTAGCTCCTCTCAGCTCCTAGGAAAGAGTAGGAACCAGACAGCTCTTAAAGGAAATGGTAATTCAGCCCCTGTGAAGGGCTTGGGCATCTTAGAAACAGCTGAGAATACGGGAAAAGGAAATACGGTGTTTGGATCAACTAAATCTGTTGGTAGCTAAATGCCAAAGTGATAAGGTCCTTAGAAATGCCCAAAACAGATAGGAGACTTAAGAGCTGACATAACTGGTTTAATAACAGTATTAGCTGGCTGATTGGAAAGATATATCATGGACTCATCTCCTGCTTGCAGGTGCTTTAGATTATCCAATTGTGTTTACTGTGAAAGGTTGGGAAGATCCTTTTAGATTTTCCTTACCTACCAGAGGGCTGTGAAGGTACTGTCATGTCATTAAATTTTCTGTAGTGTCTGACATGAATGGTTCCTACCATGACAGCTGACACCACCGTGCTGTAGTACTACACCTCTAACCAACACACAGAATAATAGGACTTGGTGTGAAAGTGTCGCGTGATACGGAGAATCTTGGCAGCTCACTTTTCATATAGCTTGTTAGGAGCTTCTCTGTGTTGGTTTAGctagctggtttttgttttgttctgttttgtttttttttttatttaaagcacaaTTAAGTAGGAAAATGTgtggcttttaaaacaaagcaatccTCAACGATAGTGCATGAGCCCCGGTATTGGGGGAGGGAGGGTCTTCTGTGAGCTCCCAGTAAGCTTCAGTGTTAACTGCACAGATTTGCTGATTAAAATGTGTTGTGCAAAACCTTCATGGATGGCAAGTGGTATGACACAGTAGTGACAGTGGGTTTTATTATACATCTGAACTCAGGCTAGTCTTAGGAAGGTTTACACACTATTTCTTGTGTCTGGGACTGACTTTTGAGTTAATTCATCGTGCATTTTGATTTTAGGTGGAAAACAGTAGAAATCCAACCCGAAACCATATGATGCTTAGATAGGCAGAATTTCTTTGTGAACTCACACTTGAGAGATGCTCACCAACAATTAGTTTCATGTAGCTCAACCCAAAAGCTTTCACCTCCACCGAGTGGTGAGTGTGAGTGAAAACCAAAAGGGATGAGAAAGTTTCCCGTccatttccaggggaaaaaaattacttaagacCCCCACCTCTTCACCTCCTTAAAGTGGCCAGGTACTGGTACTGTATTAATCATTCCCTGTCATCAGCGCAGGGGCGGACAAACTCTTTTGATATATTTGTcctgttcttctttttaatactttAGATTGCAGTCTTGAAATAATACATTCTTTTGAGAATATATTCTTGAAAGAATATAGTGAAAGGCACATGAATTATTCCAGTAAACAGGGATACTGCTCTGCTGCATGAAGCTGCTCCAGTGCTCATATGTTTACAGCACTAGGTCctcagataggaaaaaaatagaacacaAGCATATGGCACTAAAGTATATTAAACTTGAGAAAAAccttttcagggttttttgttaattttgattaggggaaagaagagaacatTTGGATGAGCagtaaattaaaagagaaaatatgaccGTCTTTCTCAAGGCCATCAGATTAGTGTTGCCATTTTAGGTTAGAACTGtcagaataatttagattttttaaaaaacacagttttgcTATTTTTAGGAGCACTAAGTGCTTCTGTAGAGGCTTCTCCTACAAATGACTCCATCTGCTGTATGCTCCTGCCTGTCCTATGCCCAGTTTACAGCTTCATGTTTTTGAACAGGAGGGCATCAATAGTGCGGTTCATCTCATCTGACTTTAGCCAGCTGAAAGTCGGGTATCTTGTCCTGATCAGCTGTGCAAGGACACAGTAGTCAATACAGAGAGAGGTCTCCAAAGGCTGACTCGGTTCATCCTAAGATTAACACAGAAGGAGGTGCCCGTTGGAAATTCCTGTCTTCCTCCTTTGCAGAGAATCTTGGCTTCTAAATTTTTAGGTGGCTGAAGTTAGGAAACTTGACTCCCACCCCAAAATTATTAATATGTGCTTAATTTTTGAAGAGCGTATGTGTGACCTTTCATGAAATATTCCCTGAAGTATAATAGTGTGACTGATGAAGGGATAATGTAATACTGCAAAACCACACCCAAACGGAGAATTGTTTCTATCCACGTTGTTCTGCCAGTTCTAGCAACTGTCTCTGGGGCTGACCGCTTCTGCTAAGACCTCGGACAAGCTTTCATCATTCCTTCTTGGAAACAGCCCTTGACAAGTTTGGatgtttttcctaaaaatttatttctctgaGAATTCCTGAGGTAGTATCTGTGCCAACGGGAATTTCCCATTATAATTGTCATGGTATACCATGCTATCCAGTTCCTGCCCCgaaaaatacacaaagaaatacagaagagaggATTTGATCAAGaaatcatctctctctctcccccctgaAAAATGGAATTAGCCCCAAGGGGATCACGAGAGTTTTCATATAGTAAGGCAAAAGCCATTTATTGAAAATAGTGGCTAGTTCAAGTCATGAATGCAAGCCCGGTGGATAATTAACCATGACAACCATAACAATCAATCCAAAACTGGAACTAAACATGGACCAACATTTTTGTGAGTCTTGCTTCTTAGCGGTTTGGCCATTGTGCTGCAATTGCTGTTCTTGTCTTTGCACCTCGTTTTGGTTCACAAATGTTGACagtttttcctgtctttattttcttttttttttctgtgtctttctggaTTTTGTGATGCCAGCTGGAAGAAGATATGCTGGAATCCTGTTCCCCGCCCCTGCAGTGAACAGTCCCCAGGGACAGTCCCCAGCAGTCCATAGGGATAGTACTACTGAGCTCAACCTTTCTGTCCTGGATCCAAAGGTTTAGGTGACAAGCATCACCCATCCTCTGTGCAGACTTACTGATGCAGAAGACAGTGCTgcttagcagaaagaaaatctaatGCTTTGGTTACATAGCCATCTGATGTTAGTATTAGTACTGGCTTGCAAATGGGTTGAATGCTGTGCAGCTTGTTGTGCAACCACAGTgctggccccagggaggcaggcagAATGAGCAGGGGCAGGGTGAGAACTCCTCTTCTGACGGCAACAGAGATCTTATGCTAGATTTAGGTGAAATTGTTACCTAACTGGGATGGCAGCAGTAACTGCATATGTTCAGGATTGTATGACAGTTTTTCCATTCCCTAGGAGGTGAAGGTGCTGTAGTGTCAAGTGTAAAGATACTAAACTTCCACCTGGCTTAGATGAGGCAGGAATTGGTTTATTTATAGAATGTGTACTGCTATTCTGATAAATTGTTCCTTTACAGTCT
Protein-coding sequences here:
- the GFOD1 gene encoding glucose-fructose oxidoreductase domain-containing protein 1 isoform X2, with the translated sequence MMTAAHYYPKLMSIMGNVLRFLPAFVKMKQLIQEGYVGELLVCEVQVHSGSLLGKKYNWSCDDLMGGGGLHSVGTYIIDLLTFLTSQKAVKVHGLLKTFVKQTDHIKGIRQITSDDFCTFQMVLEGGVCCTVTLNFNVPGEFKQDIIVVGSAGRLIVIGTDLYGQSNSSPQRELLLKDSTPVSNSLLPEKAFSDIPSPYLRGTIKMVQAVRQAFEDQDDRRTWDGRPLTMAATFDDCLYALCVVDTIKKSNQLGEWQNISIMTEEPELSPAYLISEAMRKSRMSLYC
- the GFOD1 gene encoding glucose-fructose oxidoreductase domain-containing protein 1 isoform X1 codes for the protein MLPGVGVFGTGLTARVIVPLLKAEGFAVKALWGRTPEEAEELAKEMSVPFYTSRIDEVLLHQDVDLVCVNLPPPLTRQVAVKTLGIGKNVICDRTATPLDAFRMMTAAHYYPKLMSIMGNVLRFLPAFVKMKQLIQEGYVGELLVCEVQVHSGSLLGKKYNWSCDDLMGGGGLHSVGTYIIDLLTFLTSQKAVKVHGLLKTFVKQTDHIKGIRQITSDDFCTFQMVLEGGVCCTVTLNFNVPGEFKQDIIVVGSAGRLIVIGTDLYGQSNSSPQRELLLKDSTPVSNSLLPEKAFSDIPSPYLRGTIKMVQAVRQAFEDQDDRRTWDGRPLTMAATFDDCLYALCVVDTIKKSNQLGEWQNISIMTEEPELSPAYLISEAMRKSRMSLYC